A genomic window from Nicotiana sylvestris chromosome 11, ASM39365v2, whole genome shotgun sequence includes:
- the LOC104217934 gene encoding beta-galactosidase 8 yields the protein MMGLSVMLVFGGVVLHCLVMTSFAANVTYDHRALVIDGQRRVLISGSIHYPRSTPDMWPDLIQKSKDGGLDVIETYVFWNIHEPVRNQYDFEGRKDLVKFVKLVGKAGLYAHIRIGPYVCAEWNYGGFPLWLHFIPGVEFRTDNEPFKAEMKRFTAKIVDMIKQENLYASQGGPVILSQIENEYGNGDIESRYGPRAKPYVNWAAKMATSLDTGVPWVMCQQPDAPDPIINTCNGFYCDQFKQNSDKTPKMWTENWTGWFLSFGGAVPYRPVEDIAFAVARFFQRGGTFQNYYMYHGGTNFGRTSGGPFISTSYDYDAPLDEYGLIRQPKWGHLKDLHKAIKLCEAAMVATDPTITSPGSNIEVSVYKTGSVCAAFLANVGTQSDAAVTFNGNSYHLPPWSVSILPDCKNVAFSTAKINSMSTISKFVTQSTEADGSGASLSGWTWVNEPVGISSDNAFTKTGLMEQINTTADKSDYLWYSLSVNVKNDEPFLQDGSQTVLHVESLGHVLHAFINGKLSGSGKGNSGNSKVTIDVPVTLVPGENKIDLLSVTVGLQNYGAFFDLKGAGITGPVQLKGFKNGSTIDLSSKQWTYQVGLKGEELGLSDGSSSLWKSQSALPTNQPLIWYKASFDAPAGDTPLSLDFTGMGKGEAWVNGQSIGRFWPTNTASNGGCTDSCNYRGSYNSNKCLKNCGKPSQLLYHVPRSWLQSTGNVIVLFEEMGGNPTKLSFATRETSSICSRVSEAHPLPIDKWTSDDDARKKVGPTLSLECPRPDQVISSVKFASFGTPHGACGSFSHGRCTSSNALSHVKKACIGSKRCSVGVSIDVFGDPCIGVTKSLAVEASCS from the exons ATGATGGGTTTATCGGTAATGCTAGTGTTTGGAGGGGTGGTGTTGCATTGTTTGGTGATGACGTCATTTGCCGCCAATGTGACGTATGATCACCGGGCGTTGGTCATTGACGGCCAGCGTAGAGTTCTGATCTCCGGCTCCATACATTACCCTCGCAGTACTCCTGAT ATGTGGCCAGACCTTATACAGAAATCTAAAGATGGAGGATTGGATGTAATAGAGACATATGTTTTCTGGAACATACATGAACCTGTTAGAAATCAG TATGATTTTGAAGGAAGGAAAGATTTGGTTAAATTTGTGAAGTTGGTGGGGAAAGCTGGCTTATATGCTCATATAAGGATTGGGCCTTATGTTTGTGCAGAATGGAACTATgg TGGGTTTCCTCTTTGGTTGCATTTCATTCCTGGAGTTGAATTTCGAACTGATAATGAACCATTCAAG GCAGAAATGAAGCGATTTACAGCCAAAATTGTTGACATGATCAAGCAAGAAAATCTTTATGCATCCCAAGGGGGACCGGTTATTTTGTCTCAG ATAGAAAATGAATATGGCAATGGTGATATTGAGTCTCGTTATGGTCCTCGTGCCAAACCTTATGTCAACTGGGCAGCAAAAATGGCTACATCGTTGGATACAGGAGTGCCATGGGTTATGTGCCAGCAACCAGATGCCCCTGATCCCATA ATAAACACTTGCAATGGATTCTATTGTGACCAATTCAAGCAGAATTCTGATAAGACACCCAAGATGTGGACGGAGAATTGGACTGGATG GTTTCTTTCTTTTGGTGGTGCTGTCCCTTACAGACCTGTGGAAGACATTGCTTTTGCTGTGGCTCGATTTTTCCAGCGAGGTGGAACCTTTCAGAATTATTACATG TACCACGGGGGAACTAACTTCGGCCGGACCAGTGGTGGACCCTTTATTTCAACTAGCTATGACTATGATGCTCCTTTAGATGAGTACG GCCTTATAAGACAACCAAAGTGGGGTCACTTGAAAGATCTCCATAAAGCCATAAAGCTGTGCGAGGCTGCAATGGTGGCAACTGATCCAACTATCACTTCTCCAGGCTCTAACATAGAG GTCAGTGTTTATAAAACTGGATCGGTGTGTGCTGCATTTCTTGCCAATGTGGGTACGCAGTCTGATGCAGCCGTGACTTTCAATGGAAATTCATATCATTTGCCTCCTTGGTCCGTGAGCATCTTACCTGATTGCAAAAATGTGGCATTTAGTACTGCAAAG ATTAACTCGATGTCAACAATCTCAAAGTTTGTTACTCAGTCTACGGAAGCTGATGGTTCTGGCGCATCCTTGTCAGGTTGGACTTGGGTTAATGAGCCTGTAGGTATCTCAAGTGATAACGCGTTCACAAAAACGGGTTTGATGGAGCAGATAAATACTACAGCAGATAAAAGTGATTATCTTTGGTACTCTCTGAG TGTTAATGTAAAAAATGATGAGCCTTTCCTTCAAGATGGATCTCAAACAGTACTTCATGTGGAATCACTTGGCCATGTTCTTCATGCTTTCATTAACGGAAAGCTATCAG GAAGTGGGAAAGGAAACAGTGGAAATTCTAAAGTTACAATTGATGTTCCTGTCACCCTTGTACCTGGAGAAAACAAAATCGACCTGTTGAGTGTGACCGTGGGGCTTCAG AACTATGGAGCATTCTTTGATCTTAAGGGAGCAGGTATTACCGGTCCTGTGCAATTGAAAGGCTTCAAAAATGGCTCTACTATTGATCTTTCGTCAAAGCAATGGACATATCAG GTTGGATTGAAAGGAGAAGAACTGGGGTTATCTGATGGAAGTTCTTCGCTTTGGAAGTCACAATCTGCATTGCCTACAAACCAACCATTAATTTGGTATAAG GCAAGTTTTGATGCCCCTGCTGGAGATACCCCTCTTTCACTAGATTTTACTGGAATGGGAAAGGGTGAGGCATGGGTGAATGGACAAAGCATTGGTCGATTTTGGCCTACCAATACTGCATCAAATGGAGGTTGTACTGACTCCTGCAATTATAGAGGATCTTACAATTCTAACAAATGTCTCAAAAATTGTGGAAAACCATCCCAGCTGCT ATACCACGTTCCTCGTTCATGGCTGCAATCCACCGGAAATGTCATAGTGTTGTTTGAGGAAATGGGCGGGAATCCAACAAAGCTATCTTTTGCAACAAGAGAGACAAGTAGTATATGCTCACGAGTTTCAGAGGCGCATCCACTTCCTATTGACAAGTGGACGTCGGATGATGATGCACGAAAGAAAGTAGGGCCAACTCTGTCTCTTGAGTGCCCTCGTCCTGATCAAGTCATTTCTTCAGTCAAATTTGCAAGCTTTGGCACTCCTCATGGTGCATGTGGAAGCTTTAGCCATGGTCGATGCACGAGCAGCAATGCTCTTTCCCATGTAAAGAAG GCTTGCATTGGATCGAAACGCTGTAGTGTTGGAGTTTCAATAGATGTATTTGGTGATCCATGTATAGGAGTCACAAAAAGTTTAGCCGTAGAAGCTTCCTGTTCGTGA
- the LOC104217944 gene encoding uncharacterized protein produces the protein MERRNLFLIVALLLLSIFSQATIAQTEGDGTQENAVTENPDYVVLDPLPGTGQERAFCTVPGICYYRTLTCPTECPQRKPKQNKKQKGCYIDCTSKCEATCKWRLPRCDGYGALCYDPRFVGGDGVMFYFHGAKDTDFAIVSDDNLHINAHLIGIRPEGRKRDFTWVQALSVMFDIHTLVLGAKKVSHWDDKIDALIVQWNGETVNVPTDGDAEWSVKTAERAVVVERTDDLNSVRVTVSGLLQLDVKVVPIGEKENKVHNYQIPADDSFAHLETQFKFFNLSKDVEGILGQTYQPGYVSPVKRGVPMPIMGGEDKYQTPALHSALCKKCRFQRSAGVASI, from the exons ATGGAGAGGAGAAACTTGTTCTTAATAGTAGCTCTCCTCCTCTTATCCATTTTTTCACAAGCCACCATTGCTCAAACCGAAGGCGATGGCACGCAGGAAAATGCAGTCACTGAAAATCCTGATTATGTTGTGTTGGATCCATTGCCAGGTACAGGACAAGAACGAGCGTTCTGCACCGTTCCGGGAATTTGCTACTACAGAACCCTCACCTGCCCAACAGAGTGCCCACAAAGGAAGCCTAAACAGAACAAGAAGCAGAAAGGATGCTATATTGATTGCACCAGCAAGTGTGAAGCAACTTGCAAGT GGAGACTACCTAGGTGCGATGGTTATGGTGCTCTATGCTATGATCCAAGATTTGTGGGTGGCGACGGGGTGATGTTCTACTTCCATGGAGCAAAAGATACTGACTTTGCCATTGTCTCAGATGACAACCTCCACATTAATGCACATCTAATAGGGATTCGACCAGAGGGAAGGAAGCGCGACTTCACATGGGTGCAAGCATTGTCAGTCATGTTTGACATCCATACACTAGTCCTAGGAGCAAAGAAGGTGTCACACTGGGATGACAAGATTGATGCTCTTATCGTGCAGTGGAACGGTGAGACAGTTAATGTCCCGACAGATGGAGATGCTGAATGGAGTGTTAAAACTGCTGAGAGAGCAGTTGtggttgaaaggacagatgatCTTAACAGTGTGAGGGTCACAGTTTCCGGACTGTTGCAATTGGATGTGAAGGTAGTACCAATAGGTGAGAAAGAAAATAAGGTTCACAACTATCAAATACCAGCAGATGATTCTTTTGCTCACCTAGAGACACAGTTTAAGTTCTTCAATCTATCCAAAGATGTTGAAGGAATTCTGGGGCAGACTTACCAGCCAGGCTACGTAAGTCCAGTCAAGCGAGGGGTGCCGATGCCAATCATGGGTGGCGAAGACAAATATCAGACACCGGCACTGCATTCAGCTCTCTGCAAAAAATGCAGGTTCCAAAGATCCGCCGGTGTTGCCTCAATATGA